A part of Camelus bactrianus isolate YW-2024 breed Bactrian camel chromosome 7, ASM4877302v1, whole genome shotgun sequence genomic DNA contains:
- the LOC105071335 gene encoding olfactory receptor 2A1/2A42-like, with protein MEKNQTMVTEFTLLGFCLGPRIQMLLFGLFSLFFAFTLLGNGAILGLISLDSRLHTPMYFFLSHLAIVDVAYACNTVPQMLLNLLNPAKPISFAGCMTQTFLFLSFAHTECLLLVVMSYDRYVAICHPLRYSAIMSWRVCITLVMTSWACGSLLALVHVSLILRLPFCGPHEINHFFCELLSVLKLACADIGLNQVVIFVASVFVLVGPLCLVLVSYTRILFSVLKIQAAEGRRKAFSTCSSHLCVVGLFFGSAIVMYMAPKSQHPEEQQKVLFLFYSLFNPVLNPLIYSLRNAEVRGALKRLLFKESHFQLE; from the coding sequence atggagaaaaatcagacaatGGTTACAGAGTTCACCCTACTGGGATTCTGTCTTGGCCCAAGGATTCAGATgcttctctttgggctcttctcCCTGTTCTTTGCCTTCACCCTTCTGGGGAACGGGGCCATCCTGGGGCTCATCTCCCTGGACTCCAGGCtgcacacccccatgtacttcttcctctcACACCTGGCCATCGTGGACGTAGCCTATGCCTGCAACACGGTGCCCCAGATGCTGCTAAACCTCCTGAATCCAGCCAAGCCCATCTCCTTTGCTGGCTGCATGACACagacctttctctttctgagttttGCTCACACTGAATGTCTTCTCCTGGTGGTGATGTCCTATGATCGGTATGTGGCCATCTGCCACCCACTCCGATATTCTGCCATCATGAGCTGGAGGGTCTGCATCACCCTGGTGATGACTTCCTGGGCCTGTGGCTCCCTCCTGGCCCTGGTCCATGTGAGCCTCATCCTGAGACTGCCCTTCTGTGGGCCTCATGAAATCAACCACTTCTTCTGTGAACTCCTGTCTGTCCTCAAGCTGGCCTGTGCTGACATCGGGCTCAACCAAGTTGTCATCTTTGTTGCTTCTGTGTTTGTGTTAGTCGGGCCCCTCTGCTTGGTGCTGGTCTCCTACACACGCATCCTGTTCTCCGTCCTGAAGATCCAGGCAGCTGAGGGCCGCAGAaaggccttctccacctgctcctcccacctctgcGTGGTGGGGCTCTTCTTTGGCAGTGCCATCGTCATGTACATGGCCCCCAAATCTCAACACCCCGAGGAGCAGCAGAAGGTCCTTTTCCTGTTTTACAGTCTTTTCAACCCTGTGCTGAACCCACTGATCTACAGTCTGAGGAATGCAGAGGTCAGGGGTGCCCTGAAGAGGCTGCTGTTCAAGGAGAGTCATTTTCAATTGGAGTGA